The following coding sequences lie in one Pontibacter sp. G13 genomic window:
- a CDS encoding SDR family oxidoreductase gives MKPSLTGKVAIVTGSSMGIGKAIARDLGMRGAKVVLNARNPEKLENTRAELAAEGLEVLAVPGDVSSWTDNEHMVAETIRQFGRLDILVNNAGVATRGGVESMTPEVFQKVADVNIMGSIFPSKAALPHLKETQGSVIFISSIASFYGLPFNSIYCASKLALKAFSESFRLEVKSDKVHVGIAYVGFTENDPNKIIMDADGKLIYLDQRKGIKKQTPAQVAEIIYNLIRSRRRKVVLSPAGKALRIITRFFPGLIRFIYTRNIDQIRQNSTGKPNYVKK, from the coding sequence ATGAAACCATCACTGACAGGAAAAGTCGCGATTGTCACTGGTTCCAGTATGGGGATCGGAAAAGCCATCGCTCGCGATTTGGGAATGCGGGGAGCCAAAGTCGTCCTCAATGCTCGGAATCCCGAGAAACTTGAGAATACCCGTGCAGAACTTGCTGCAGAGGGGCTAGAAGTCTTGGCTGTGCCCGGGGATGTTTCAAGCTGGACCGACAATGAGCACATGGTGGCCGAAACGATTCGTCAATTCGGCCGATTGGATATCCTTGTAAATAATGCCGGGGTTGCAACTCGAGGTGGAGTAGAATCCATGACTCCAGAGGTTTTTCAAAAAGTGGCGGATGTCAACATCATGGGATCGATTTTCCCGTCGAAGGCGGCCCTTCCACACCTCAAGGAAACCCAAGGAAGTGTCATCTTCATTTCGTCCATTGCGTCATTTTACGGACTTCCATTCAATTCCATCTATTGTGCTTCCAAACTGGCCTTGAAAGCATTTTCCGAGTCTTTTCGACTGGAGGTCAAATCAGACAAGGTCCATGTGGGAATCGCTTATGTGGGATTCACCGAGAATGATCCCAACAAGATCATCATGGACGCCGATGGGAAATTGATCTACCTCGACCAACGGAAGGGAATCAAAAAGCAAACACCAGCACAGGTCGCCGAGATCATCTACAACCTGATCCGGTCACGTCGTCGCAAGGTGGTGCTTTCTCCTGCCGGAAAAGCATTGCGGATTATCACAAGATTTTTCCCGGGATTGATTCGGTTTATCTACACCCGAAATATCGATCAGATCCGCCAAAACTCTACCGGCAAGCCCAATTACGTGAAGAAATAG
- a CDS encoding NAD-dependent epimerase/dehydratase family protein: MKRVFVTGGDGLLGSNLVRELISREYQVTVLVQPGRVVNTLDGLPIERVEGDLLDKAQLLEATKGFDYIIHVAAITAVWPSRGELYKRVNVDGVRTICEVALENKVERLVHVGSASSFGFGTKEAPGNEDSPWKSAQYKLDNIDTKSAGQKIVLKMVEEQGLPAVIVNPTFMIGPYDSKPSSGAMIVATYKQLMPGVTNGGKNWVYVKDVAVGISNALTMGRVGQCYILGHQNLSYKEAIQLIAKIVGKPAPTMSLPNFAVKTFGMLGTIYGNITNKAPRMTINMAKVACDGHYFSPAKAVKELALPQTPIEDAIQEAFDWFKANGYLD; the protein is encoded by the coding sequence ATGAAACGAGTGTTTGTGACCGGAGGAGACGGCCTACTGGGTAGCAACTTGGTCCGTGAACTCATCAGCCGAGAATATCAGGTAACAGTCTTGGTCCAGCCTGGACGTGTAGTCAATACCTTGGATGGCCTGCCTATTGAGCGCGTAGAAGGCGATTTGCTCGACAAGGCGCAATTGCTTGAAGCCACCAAAGGCTTTGACTATATCATTCACGTTGCCGCAATTACGGCTGTATGGCCCTCCCGCGGAGAGTTGTACAAACGCGTAAATGTAGACGGGGTACGCACGATCTGCGAAGTTGCCCTTGAAAACAAGGTTGAGCGCCTCGTGCATGTCGGTTCGGCATCTTCCTTTGGGTTTGGTACCAAAGAAGCTCCTGGCAACGAGGATTCTCCATGGAAATCTGCCCAGTACAAGCTGGACAATATCGACACCAAATCCGCGGGACAAAAGATCGTCCTCAAAATGGTGGAAGAACAAGGCCTACCGGCCGTGATCGTAAATCCGACCTTCATGATCGGTCCCTACGACAGCAAGCCAAGTTCGGGAGCAATGATTGTCGCCACCTATAAGCAGCTCATGCCGGGTGTGACCAACGGTGGAAAAAACTGGGTGTATGTCAAGGACGTAGCAGTTGGGATCAGCAATGCCCTGACCATGGGTAGAGTCGGCCAATGCTATATCCTCGGACATCAGAACCTTTCCTACAAGGAGGCGATCCAGCTGATTGCCAAGATCGTTGGGAAACCTGCTCCAACCATGTCTCTTCCCAACTTCGCAGTCAAAACTTTCGGTATGCTGGGAACCATTTATGGGAACATCACCAACAAGGCGCCTAGAATGACCATCAATATGGCCAAGGTCGCTTGTGATGGCCACTACTTCTCGCCAGCCAAGGCTGTCAAGGAGCTAGCACTTCCTCAAACCCCGATCGAAGATGCCATTCAAGAAGCCTTCGATTGGTTTAAAGCTAACGGATACCTCGACTAA
- a CDS encoding FIST N-terminal domain-containing protein: MKIVQYLREGDSEWDLYAGNPDTRPQLVLYFGGKEILQDAAAIQSMRDLFPDAEWVGGTTAGEIIGTEVLDDSIVATGIEFQDTEIQVESLIIEVSGQSYLAGAKLAQGLQREDLAHVFVLSDGHVVNGSNLVKGLKEHLDDSVVITGGLAGDGDRFEQTLVGVNGSPIPGQIAVVGFYGENLEIGHGSVGGWDAFGPERTITSAKDNVLYELDGQPALELYKKYLGEEAQNLPASALEFPLMIRPIDQDGMGTVRTILQINEEDGSMVFAGDMPEGHAAQLMTANFERLVDGAAEAAKHAREGVGADSEEADRLALMVSCVGRKIVMGQRVVDEVEVVSDVLGENILQAGFYSYGEISPHVESGYCDLHNQTMTITYLSEKQPCTNSSQGS; the protein is encoded by the coding sequence ATGAAAATAGTACAGTACCTCCGAGAGGGAGATTCCGAGTGGGATCTATATGCCGGAAATCCAGATACTCGCCCCCAATTAGTCTTGTATTTTGGCGGTAAAGAAATCTTGCAAGACGCTGCTGCCATTCAGTCCATGCGTGATTTGTTTCCCGATGCGGAATGGGTAGGAGGTACTACCGCTGGTGAAATCATTGGAACGGAAGTGTTGGATGATTCGATTGTCGCTACCGGAATCGAGTTTCAGGACACGGAAATTCAGGTAGAGTCCTTGATTATCGAGGTCAGTGGTCAATCCTATTTGGCAGGCGCAAAGCTCGCCCAGGGTTTACAGCGGGAAGATCTTGCGCATGTATTTGTCTTGTCTGATGGGCATGTGGTGAATGGAAGCAATCTGGTGAAAGGGCTCAAGGAACACTTAGATGACTCCGTAGTGATTACCGGTGGACTCGCTGGGGATGGAGACCGATTTGAACAGACATTGGTAGGCGTCAATGGTAGCCCCATTCCCGGACAGATTGCCGTGGTAGGGTTCTATGGTGAGAATCTGGAGATTGGACATGGTTCAGTGGGAGGCTGGGATGCGTTTGGGCCAGAAAGGACCATTACGAGTGCCAAGGATAATGTGCTATATGAACTTGATGGCCAGCCAGCGCTGGAATTGTACAAAAAGTATCTCGGAGAGGAAGCCCAGAATCTGCCAGCTAGCGCTTTGGAGTTTCCTTTGATGATTCGGCCTATTGATCAAGATGGAATGGGTACTGTTCGGACCATTTTGCAGATCAATGAGGAAGATGGTTCGATGGTTTTTGCGGGTGATATGCCTGAAGGACATGCCGCTCAGCTGATGACGGCCAACTTTGAGCGATTGGTCGACGGAGCTGCTGAAGCTGCCAAGCATGCACGAGAAGGGGTAGGGGCCGACTCGGAAGAAGCAGATCGCCTTGCGCTCATGGTCAGCTGTGTCGGTCGGAAAATCGTCATGGGGCAGCGGGTCGTGGATGAGGTGGAAGTGGTTTCGGATGTCTTGGGGGAAAATATCCTTCAGGCTGGTTTCTACTCCTATGGCGAAATCTCTCCGCATGTGGAATCTGGATATTGTGATCTCCACAACCAGACGATGACCATTACCTATCTTTCAGAAAAACAACCATGCACAAACTCCTCTCAAGGCAGTTAA
- a CDS encoding PAS domain-containing protein produces MHKLLSRQLKRIQRKSENPEDVLQKLLEVVSETYLESDRDRRKKDRSLQLMSAELLDLNRRLKEENEANIHAILEGLAEGVMTVDGQGCVKSFNSIGRQMFGLEQFEQGLKLSEFVGESDRERVMEAFLSLKSQPDLHQNEAIRMVALKSSGEEFPLSVSVSHATGQGDKQLYVLLLKGPGGCGEEGQVASDRLSHGHQG; encoded by the coding sequence ATGCACAAACTCCTCTCAAGGCAGTTAAAACGCATTCAACGTAAATCAGAAAATCCGGAAGACGTCCTTCAGAAATTGCTGGAGGTCGTCTCCGAAACTTATCTGGAGTCGGACCGAGATCGCAGGAAAAAGGATCGGTCCCTTCAGCTCATGTCGGCCGAGTTGCTCGACCTCAACAGGCGTCTCAAAGAAGAAAATGAAGCGAATATCCACGCAATTTTGGAAGGGTTGGCCGAAGGTGTCATGACTGTGGATGGTCAAGGTTGTGTGAAATCTTTCAATTCCATCGGTCGCCAGATGTTTGGTTTGGAACAGTTCGAGCAAGGACTCAAGCTCTCTGAGTTTGTCGGGGAATCGGACCGTGAGCGTGTGATGGAGGCATTTCTCTCGCTGAAATCCCAGCCAGATCTCCATCAAAATGAAGCCATTCGGATGGTGGCCCTAAAATCCTCTGGAGAGGAATTTCCGCTTTCCGTTTCAGTGAGTCACGCTACAGGCCAGGGGGACAAACAGCTGTATGTCTTGCTATTAAAAGGGCCAGGAGGGTGTGGAGAGGAAGGTCAAGTGGCGTCCGATCGTCTATCCCACGGTCACCAAGGATGA
- a CDS encoding response regulator transcription factor, producing MIQARIFLADSAFLVREGIKAVTRDYPFEVIGEAANQRELQAKLPHYDPDIVVIDYQSPGKFTHEDVKYVREVHPEANLLVITANPEKQEVFQVLEYGVKGFLLKQCDQTEIIGAINALSRNEKFYCGKVLDIILERNETQSQRGGDACAPTRLTERETEIVALMAEGISTQSIAEKLNLSVHTIYTHRKNVMRKLGVTTAAEVILYAINSSLVTVG from the coding sequence ATGATCCAAGCGCGCATTTTCTTAGCTGATTCTGCCTTCCTCGTCCGTGAGGGAATCAAGGCTGTAACCCGTGATTACCCGTTTGAGGTAATTGGGGAAGCTGCCAATCAGCGTGAGCTTCAGGCCAAATTGCCGCACTATGATCCGGACATTGTCGTCATCGACTATCAATCTCCCGGCAAATTCACCCACGAAGACGTGAAATACGTGCGTGAAGTCCATCCTGAAGCCAATCTACTGGTCATCACCGCCAATCCCGAAAAACAGGAAGTCTTCCAAGTGCTCGAATACGGAGTAAAAGGATTTTTGCTCAAGCAATGTGATCAAACGGAGATCATTGGAGCGATCAATGCTTTGTCCAGAAACGAGAAGTTCTATTGCGGGAAGGTTCTTGATATCATTCTTGAGCGGAATGAAACCCAATCGCAGCGCGGGGGAGATGCATGTGCCCCTACCCGATTGACAGAACGAGAGACGGAGATTGTGGCATTGATGGCAGAAGGGATTTCCACCCAGAGCATCGCTGAAAAGCTGAATCTTAGCGTACACACCATTTATACTCACCGCAAGAATGTCATGCGGAAATTGGGTGTAACCACTGCTGCCGAAGTGATCCTCTATGCGATCAATTCATCCTTGGTGACCGTGGGATAG
- the rpe gene encoding ribulose-phosphate 3-epimerase yields the protein MNHLVAPSVLAADFANLQRDIEMIDRSSAEWVHCDIMDGRFVPNISFGLPVLKAMKKHTQKPLDVHLMIVQPDQYIQHFKDAGADHLTVHAEACTHLDRTLHAIREAGMKAGIALNPHTPVQSIKHVLHLADIVLLMSVNPGFGGQSFIPYVLDKVAELKGMILEQGTSTLIEIDGGVNLDTGMQLLKAGADVLVAGSFVFKSADPIATIASLKALDPTQAAV from the coding sequence ATGAATCACCTTGTTGCTCCTTCAGTTTTGGCCGCTGATTTCGCCAATCTTCAGCGCGATATCGAGATGATTGACAGATCTTCGGCTGAATGGGTGCACTGCGACATCATGGACGGCAGATTTGTCCCGAATATCTCCTTTGGTCTTCCCGTTTTGAAAGCCATGAAAAAGCATACCCAGAAACCTCTGGATGTGCACCTCATGATTGTCCAGCCGGATCAATACATTCAGCATTTCAAGGATGCAGGCGCTGATCACTTGACTGTACATGCCGAAGCCTGTACGCATCTCGACCGTACCTTGCATGCAATCCGGGAAGCTGGCATGAAAGCGGGAATAGCCCTCAATCCTCATACCCCTGTACAGTCCATCAAGCATGTGCTTCATCTCGCAGATATTGTACTGCTCATGAGCGTCAATCCGGGTTTTGGTGGTCAGTCATTCATTCCGTATGTCTTAGACAAGGTTGCCGAATTGAAAGGTATGATCTTGGAGCAAGGCACTTCCACCCTGATTGAGATTGACGGGGGCGTCAACCTGGATACGGGTATGCAACTCCTGAAAGCAGGGGCTGATGTCTTGGTCGCAGGGAGCTTTGTCTTCAAATCTGCTGATCCTATAGCAACGATTGCTTCCCTCAAGGCGCTAGATCCTACTCAGGCTGCTGTTTAG
- the sppA gene encoding signal peptide peptidase SppA codes for MNFLRNFFASFLAVIAALVIGLPILMGIVIGIFASIGESQDRVEVKPNTVLTLNLSGPIVEKGSDYPYSFDINPFSGNVAKKTGLFELTRKIDQAQKDDNIKGIYLKLEGGVGTGWANLSTIREKLVDFKASGKFIYAYAEIYDERSYYLASTADKVFMPKVGMLEFNGLESVPMFYADMFKKIGVKPEIFRVGTFKSAVEPFLRTDMSEPSKQQTRALLSDVWDVFLSDISASRGIPKDQLDHIAANFMIGNAAEALKAGLIDEVAYEHTVLDALKEATGKESDEKLTTLSMKKFMKVPGTYNSSRNKIAVVFAEGGINSGKSTEGSIGSETIVKALRKAREDDNVKAVVLRINSPGGSALASDMIAEEVRLTGLEKPIVASMGNVAASGGYYIAAKCDKIFAQENTITGSIGIFSILFDAQNLMNQKIGLTFDAVETHEHANLYNPGMPMSPAVKKFFQANVEKGYGTFIEVVREGRGFADSLAVDKVGQGRVWSGRAAQGIELVDEYGNLETAISYVAEEAGLGDDFKIKTLPEEKDPFEALLNDMVGSAKQSISEEHPLYQELQTIKEIKQTLPGSGTYMLMPYQFEIR; via the coding sequence ATGAATTTTCTCAGAAATTTCTTTGCGAGCTTCCTCGCCGTGATTGCTGCCCTCGTGATCGGCCTGCCGATTCTCATGGGGATCGTAATCGGGATCTTCGCTTCCATTGGCGAATCCCAAGATCGCGTCGAGGTCAAGCCCAACACGGTATTGACCCTCAATCTCTCAGGACCCATCGTAGAAAAAGGAAGTGATTACCCCTACAGTTTTGACATCAACCCATTTTCTGGCAATGTCGCCAAGAAAACAGGTCTTTTTGAATTGACCCGCAAGATCGATCAAGCTCAAAAGGACGACAATATCAAGGGGATCTACCTCAAACTCGAAGGAGGAGTAGGCACTGGCTGGGCTAACTTGTCCACCATCCGCGAGAAACTGGTCGATTTCAAGGCCTCCGGCAAGTTCATCTACGCTTATGCCGAGATTTATGACGAGCGCTCCTATTACTTGGCAAGCACTGCCGACAAGGTTTTCATGCCCAAAGTAGGGATGCTCGAATTCAATGGACTTGAATCTGTACCCATGTTCTATGCGGACATGTTTAAAAAGATCGGGGTGAAGCCAGAGATCTTTCGCGTAGGCACCTTCAAGTCGGCCGTAGAGCCATTTCTCCGGACCGACATGAGCGAACCCAGCAAGCAGCAAACCCGCGCCCTGCTCAGCGACGTTTGGGATGTATTCCTATCCGACATCTCTGCTTCCCGTGGAATTCCCAAAGATCAACTCGACCATATCGCTGCCAACTTCATGATTGGCAATGCGGCAGAAGCTCTCAAGGCAGGATTGATCGATGAAGTAGCCTACGAACACACCGTTCTAGACGCACTCAAGGAAGCAACCGGCAAAGAGTCTGACGAAAAACTCACGACCCTTTCCATGAAGAAATTCATGAAGGTTCCCGGCACCTACAATTCTTCCCGCAACAAGATTGCCGTTGTATTTGCAGAAGGCGGCATCAACTCAGGAAAAAGCACTGAAGGGTCAATTGGTTCCGAAACCATCGTCAAGGCCTTGCGCAAAGCACGTGAAGACGACAACGTCAAGGCGGTTGTACTTCGAATCAACAGCCCGGGAGGCTCTGCACTCGCTTCTGATATGATTGCCGAGGAAGTACGCCTTACAGGACTCGAAAAGCCGATTGTTGCTTCTATGGGCAATGTAGCGGCTTCTGGCGGATACTATATCGCTGCCAAGTGCGACAAGATTTTCGCTCAGGAGAATACCATCACCGGATCTATCGGGATCTTCTCTATCCTATTCGATGCTCAAAATCTGATGAATCAAAAGATCGGTTTGACCTTCGATGCGGTTGAAACACACGAACACGCCAATCTCTACAATCCCGGCATGCCTATGAGCCCGGCGGTGAAGAAGTTCTTCCAAGCCAATGTGGAAAAAGGATATGGAACCTTCATCGAAGTAGTACGCGAAGGCCGTGGATTTGCGGATTCCCTCGCGGTAGACAAAGTGGGTCAAGGCCGCGTATGGTCAGGGCGTGCGGCTCAAGGAATCGAATTGGTGGATGAGTACGGAAACCTAGAAACCGCCATTTCCTATGTAGCGGAGGAAGCAGGCTTGGGCGATGATTTCAAGATCAAAACCCTTCCTGAGGAAAAAGATCCATTCGAAGCACTCTTGAATGACATGGTAGGTTCTGCCAAGCAATCCATCAGCGAAGAGCATCCGCTCTACCAAGAGCTGCAAACGATCAAAGAGATCAAGCAAACGCTTCCAGGTTCCGGCACCTACATGCTCATGCCTTATCAGTTTGAAATCCGATAA
- the folK gene encoding 2-amino-4-hydroxy-6-hydroxymethyldihydropteridine diphosphokinase: protein MKIIGLGSNLGDRTDNLVEAVVRLEQVGVELMHASSCYLTPPWGDTDQDAFVNAVVQVETALSPEDLLRTLLQIEEEMGRVRYRKWGPRLIDLDLIEYDGQVRDTELLKLPHPFFLERPFVMIPLAEMHPRFLPNGQLPEIAQRISAADREGIDPIMDRLAFEDAIKSRRSPLASDIPFS from the coding sequence ATGAAGATCATCGGGTTGGGCTCTAATCTGGGAGACCGTACTGACAATTTGGTGGAGGCGGTGGTACGCCTTGAGCAAGTCGGCGTGGAATTGATGCATGCCTCTTCCTGCTATCTCACACCGCCTTGGGGAGATACGGATCAGGATGCTTTCGTGAACGCCGTGGTCCAGGTCGAAACGGCTTTGAGCCCAGAAGACCTGTTGCGGACGCTATTGCAGATCGAGGAAGAAATGGGGAGGGTTCGGTACCGAAAATGGGGCCCTAGACTCATTGACTTAGACCTCATCGAATACGATGGGCAAGTGCGTGATACTGAACTGCTCAAGCTGCCGCATCCTTTCTTCTTGGAACGACCCTTTGTCATGATTCCTTTGGCCGAGATGCATCCGCGATTTTTGCCGAATGGCCAGCTCCCAGAAATCGCCCAACGCATTTCTGCTGCCGACCGCGAAGGGATTGATCCAATTATGGATCGATTGGCTTTCGAGGATGCCATCAAGTCTCGACGTTCTCCATTGGCTTCTGATATCCCTTTTTCCTGA
- a CDS encoding methyltransferase domain-containing protein, whose product MATTTTDQGFDRVAPFYDQLAHWVFGEALRQSQRVFLRDIPRGSRVLILGGGSGWILEDMASSCQPKEIVYLEASKGMMSLTEQVVEKLSDQWDCQVELRCGNEELIGSFETFDVIFTGFFLDLFESPRFDQIVDQLYGVLEVGGKWVFADFQKSPARSWWQRNLVKIMYAFFRALCGIEAKELPDFEGKFEEKGLWVWKEAWFFQDMICSQLLVKRPER is encoded by the coding sequence ATGGCTACTACTACGACCGATCAGGGCTTTGACCGCGTTGCACCTTTCTATGACCAGTTGGCTCATTGGGTATTCGGAGAGGCGCTCCGCCAAAGTCAACGAGTATTTTTGAGGGATATCCCCAGAGGGAGCCGTGTGCTGATTTTGGGTGGAGGCTCTGGGTGGATTTTGGAGGATATGGCCAGTTCCTGCCAGCCCAAAGAGATCGTCTACCTCGAAGCTTCGAAAGGGATGATGAGCCTGACGGAGCAAGTTGTGGAAAAGCTATCCGATCAATGGGATTGTCAGGTGGAATTGAGGTGCGGAAATGAGGAATTGATCGGCTCCTTTGAAACATTCGATGTGATCTTCACCGGATTCTTTTTGGATCTGTTCGAATCTCCCCGATTTGATCAAATCGTGGATCAGCTGTACGGCGTCTTGGAAGTAGGAGGGAAATGGGTATTCGCAGATTTCCAGAAAAGCCCTGCTCGCTCATGGTGGCAACGCAATCTCGTCAAAATCATGTACGCATTTTTCAGGGCACTATGCGGAATTGAGGCCAAGGAGCTACCTGATTTCGAAGGGAAGTTTGAAGAAAAGGGGCTTTGGGTGTGGAAAGAAGCTTGGTTTTTTCAAGATATGATTTGCTCCCAGCTACTCGTCAAAAGACCCGAACGCTAA
- a CDS encoding PQQ-dependent sugar dehydrogenase yields the protein MLLRILPLWGFLLGMAMFWPPQLQAQQYLREKFSQQVHSSNWNAAIGIEFDDQNRMWVWEKSGKIYYMDNGTRQLFFDLSEEVINEGDNGLLGFVRHPDFYQNGYFYLFYPVDRHHLDNFGTPNYDPNTTLRGKATVGRLTRYQADPSTNFTTVLPNSRTVFFGQERLLGPPIMGSSHGPAGLVFGSDGTLLVGMGDGSPWETYYNGEGPPYAGYEAEGMSGGFYTEEHNLGSFRSQMLDSYSGKILRLDPLTGEGVPSNPFFDEDAPNSVPSKVWTLGIRNPFRMTIRPETGSTDPADARPGSLYIGDVSGAYWEEINVQRVGGKNFGWPVFDGYEEIPGWKEITRQHPYAPNPLYGIVPGCETENFTFNDLVRPDHRDGASFPNPCDSSQQISSDLPIFEHERPAVMMIHRWRGGKQTEKAVLTPSYDDEGNPQNLRISDPNSTAWGEQEFWGNAIVGGDFYTGSAFPEAFHGSLIMGEYLWGWVNAFKFDLNDSLEYVIPISQDTFFISDLAVNPIDGCIYHIQYPNKIIKTCYDVNVPPVPVITVDEQYGTDPLTVQFDASESYDPTQDPITYHWDFADGTTSTEMSPSHTFTSSSSDPRAFEVILSVTDTAGNVAKTKQIISLNNTPPEVEITSIEDGGFYPLGGVSYFPLEGTAVDAEFPESQLAYEWTTILYHNTHFHEEPIDTNRVSGTVIQPAGCEEETYYFGVKLRVSDPAGLSTTVEHFLYPDCVDPFVEIDYEIEIEDGVPVSKWRSIWEDDCETYYLERSPNGQFWESLGQVEATGTGSSYNFADTQPLEGYAMYRLLAENELGNRRYDQVREVMLFSNWSRIYPNPTDGELVIEYDGTTGPEVHFTLFDLAGRKLMEEHWEAGGIGRQTLDLGHLPTGVYLYRIEDGIHQTVERVRLI from the coding sequence ATGCTTTTGAGAATCCTTCCTCTTTGGGGCTTCCTCTTGGGAATGGCCATGTTTTGGCCCCCCCAGCTTCAGGCCCAGCAATACCTTCGCGAAAAATTTTCCCAACAGGTTCATTCGTCCAATTGGAATGCCGCAATCGGGATCGAATTCGACGATCAGAACCGAATGTGGGTCTGGGAAAAGTCCGGCAAGATCTACTACATGGACAACGGCACGCGGCAGCTCTTTTTTGACCTTTCGGAGGAAGTGATCAATGAAGGAGACAATGGATTGCTCGGCTTTGTCAGGCATCCAGACTTCTATCAAAACGGCTATTTCTACCTGTTCTATCCCGTCGATCGTCATCACTTGGACAATTTTGGGACGCCTAATTACGATCCAAACACGACCCTCCGAGGCAAGGCGACAGTCGGTCGATTGACCCGATATCAGGCCGATCCTTCCACCAATTTTACCACAGTCTTGCCCAATAGCCGGACCGTTTTCTTCGGTCAGGAGCGATTGTTGGGACCTCCTATCATGGGAAGTTCTCACGGACCAGCAGGATTGGTTTTCGGATCAGATGGGACGCTACTTGTGGGAATGGGCGATGGGTCTCCTTGGGAAACGTACTACAACGGCGAAGGGCCTCCCTATGCAGGGTATGAGGCAGAAGGAATGTCAGGAGGTTTTTATACCGAAGAGCATAATCTCGGCTCCTTCCGCTCTCAGATGTTAGATTCTTATTCGGGTAAAATTCTCCGACTTGATCCCCTGACTGGGGAAGGAGTTCCTTCGAATCCCTTTTTTGATGAGGATGCTCCCAATTCGGTGCCGTCTAAAGTTTGGACTTTGGGGATTCGGAATCCTTTTCGAATGACGATTCGCCCAGAAACGGGCTCCACTGATCCTGCAGATGCCCGTCCGGGTTCCCTGTACATCGGAGATGTTTCCGGCGCCTATTGGGAAGAAATCAATGTTCAGCGGGTAGGAGGCAAGAATTTCGGATGGCCCGTGTTTGATGGATATGAGGAGATCCCCGGTTGGAAAGAGATTACTCGCCAGCATCCGTATGCGCCCAATCCATTGTATGGAATCGTACCGGGTTGCGAAACGGAGAATTTCACCTTCAACGATCTCGTAAGGCCAGATCATCGTGATGGTGCCTCATTTCCGAACCCTTGCGACAGTTCCCAGCAGATTTCTTCTGATCTGCCCATCTTCGAGCATGAGCGTCCAGCTGTGATGATGATTCACCGATGGAGAGGTGGCAAGCAAACAGAAAAGGCTGTTCTGACCCCTTCCTATGATGATGAAGGGAATCCCCAAAATCTTCGAATCAGCGATCCCAACTCTACCGCATGGGGAGAACAGGAATTCTGGGGAAATGCGATCGTAGGAGGTGATTTCTACACTGGTTCTGCATTCCCTGAGGCATTTCACGGCTCTTTAATTATGGGAGAATATCTCTGGGGTTGGGTCAATGCATTCAAATTTGACTTGAATGATTCCTTGGAATATGTGATTCCCATTTCTCAGGATACTTTCTTCATCTCCGATCTGGCGGTCAATCCCATCGATGGCTGTATTTATCACATCCAGTACCCCAACAAGATCATCAAGACTTGCTATGATGTGAATGTGCCGCCTGTCCCGGTAATCACAGTAGATGAGCAATATGGTACAGATCCGCTGACTGTGCAGTTTGATGCTTCAGAATCCTATGATCCGACCCAAGATCCCATTACTTACCACTGGGACTTTGCGGACGGAACGACCAGCACCGAGATGTCTCCGAGCCACACGTTTACCTCCTCCAGTTCCGATCCGAGGGCATTTGAGGTGATCTTGTCGGTAACTGATACCGCTGGAAATGTCGCCAAGACCAAGCAGATCATTTCGCTGAACAATACGCCTCCTGAAGTGGAAATCACCAGTATCGAAGATGGAGGATTCTATCCTTTGGGTGGGGTTTCCTATTTCCCACTGGAAGGAACTGCGGTAGATGCCGAATTTCCGGAATCTCAGCTTGCCTATGAATGGACGACAATCCTCTATCACAACACCCATTTTCACGAAGAGCCTATAGACACGAATCGGGTGTCAGGAACGGTGATTCAACCTGCTGGATGTGAGGAAGAGACGTATTATTTCGGGGTGAAATTACGCGTTTCGGACCCCGCTGGGCTGTCTACCACTGTGGAGCATTTTCTGTATCCAGATTGCGTGGATCCATTTGTGGAAATCGACTACGAGATCGAAATCGAGGACGGGGTGCCTGTAAGCAAATGGCGCAGTATCTGGGAAGATGATTGTGAAACCTATTATCTTGAGCGTTCGCCCAATGGTCAGTTCTGGGAGTCTCTCGGACAAGTGGAGGCTACAGGTACTGGATCATCCTACAACTTCGCGGATACTCAACCTTTGGAAGGATATGCCATGTATCGTCTTCTTGCTGAGAATGAGCTCGGCAACCGACGCTATGATCAAGTGCGTGAAGTGATGTTGTTCTCCAATTGGTCGCGGATTTATCCGAATCCCACCGACGGAGAATTGGTGATCGAATACGACGGCACAACTGGACCAGAGGTTCATTTCACCCTGTTTGACTTGGCGGGCAGAAAATTGATGGAAGAGCACTGGGAGGCAGGCGGAATCGGTCGTCAAACCCTTGATTTGGGGCATTTGCCGACTGGCGTCTATCTCTACCGAATCGAGGATGGGATACATCAAACCGTAGAGCGAGTGAGACTCATCTAA